One Synechococcus sp. PROS-9-1 DNA window includes the following coding sequences:
- the ald gene encoding alanine dehydrogenase, translated as MAQSVLTAPMATIGVPTEIKVDEQRVALTPDAVKELVTHGLEVRIQSGAGSGAGIDDEAFAAAGAEIVDQEQAWGAHLVVKVKEPQPEEFRFLRDDMVLFTYLHLAAYPEVGEALLAAGTTGVAYETVQLENGTLPLLAPMSEIAGRLAAQVGARLLERPQGGRGVLIGGCTGVQPARVVVLGAGTVGWNAARLVAAMDAEVMLLDRSPERLRSLEAYRSGRLMSVVSSRGLLERLIPTADLLIGAVLTPGGRAPTLVDEAMVKGMKPGSAIVDVAIDQGGCIATSRETTHTNPTVTIHGVQHYAVGNMPGAVPFTSTEALVSVTLPYIVGIAGRGLEEAVTERPELLSGLNTVQGSVCHPGVAKALDVPPRHPMACLR; from the coding sequence ATGGCCCAATCTGTACTGACGGCTCCAATGGCCACCATCGGAGTCCCCACAGAAATCAAGGTGGATGAGCAACGCGTCGCGCTCACACCAGATGCCGTCAAAGAGCTCGTGACCCATGGACTGGAGGTACGGATCCAGAGCGGTGCCGGTTCCGGCGCAGGAATTGATGACGAGGCCTTCGCCGCTGCAGGCGCTGAGATCGTGGATCAAGAACAAGCTTGGGGCGCTCACTTGGTCGTGAAGGTGAAGGAACCACAGCCTGAAGAGTTCCGCTTTTTGCGTGATGACATGGTGCTGTTCACCTACCTGCACTTAGCGGCTTACCCAGAGGTTGGGGAAGCCCTTCTCGCAGCTGGCACCACGGGCGTTGCCTACGAAACAGTGCAACTGGAAAACGGAACCCTGCCACTGCTGGCGCCAATGAGCGAAATCGCTGGGAGGCTTGCAGCACAAGTCGGGGCACGATTACTCGAGCGCCCGCAAGGAGGCCGAGGGGTACTGATTGGAGGTTGCACTGGTGTGCAGCCAGCCCGCGTTGTGGTTTTGGGTGCAGGCACCGTGGGTTGGAATGCGGCGCGTCTTGTGGCTGCCATGGATGCGGAAGTGATGCTGCTGGATCGCTCTCCCGAACGATTGCGCAGCCTGGAGGCCTATCGGAGCGGACGCCTGATGAGCGTTGTGAGCAGCCGCGGACTCCTCGAGAGACTGATACCCACCGCTGATCTTCTAATTGGAGCCGTTTTAACCCCTGGAGGCAGGGCACCAACCCTCGTGGATGAAGCCATGGTGAAAGGGATGAAGCCAGGTTCAGCGATCGTTGATGTCGCCATCGATCAAGGCGGCTGCATCGCCACCAGCCGCGAGACAACGCATACCAACCCCACCGTGACCATCCACGGTGTTCAGCATTACGCCGTAGGCAACATGCCTGGCGCCGTGCCGTTCACCTCTACCGAAGCCCTCGTCAGTGTGACCTTGCCCTACATCGTTGGCATCGCAGGACGGGGCCTGGAGGAAGCGGTCACAGAACGGCCTGAATTGCTTTCTGGTCTCAATACGGTGCAGGGCTCTGTTTGTCATCCAGGCGTTGCCAAAGCACTGGATGTGCCACCTCGTCATCCCATGGCCTGCTTGCGCTGA
- a CDS encoding SagB family peptide dehydrogenase, whose protein sequence is MPRYLFREGVDISADGNDIIITTPYATRSDPSRQTLRLKEVKVPIKKLLKELSQAGVESHQYLAVPEGTERKTTDSEPEIQLKTLYKNGLLIHEIDGCNGIAMRLLPINPGLKQQAYPEAQKEFKLSIFASIEPCLDGLDITTPLSPTTLRLQDHRLYPLIQKLVSPCTTESIRAFLPEDLCIQYRNIISLLLSSGAVGICNANNNAEIDQDAINAGWNRQDLSFHERTRGHFVDRHKEELLPRAIDRKSAPAKHQRIILSTVSLPKPSINNQNSNFYQIIQTRQTIRAYNSEPVTAKGLGSLLWYSMHTREEITCDPTLPRSYEGLLRPVASAGGLHSIELYLCIKQCIGISPGFYHYDSFDHTLGKMSDLNKPCQSMLEMAVNTTCRAPQAASVSPSQGQQPDVLIVMATRYERNANLHSETGLAYALILKDAGSIYQQLYLVATALGLAPCGLSFGSSELFEQVSGISGKVECSVGEFMIGNPK, encoded by the coding sequence ATGCCTAGATACTTATTTCGAGAAGGAGTAGACATCAGCGCAGATGGCAACGACATTATTATCACAACCCCTTATGCCACACGATCAGATCCCAGTCGGCAGACATTGCGCCTCAAAGAAGTAAAGGTGCCCATAAAAAAACTTCTCAAAGAGCTTTCTCAAGCAGGAGTAGAAAGCCATCAATATTTAGCAGTGCCAGAAGGAACAGAACGCAAAACTACGGATTCAGAACCAGAGATCCAACTCAAGACGCTCTACAAGAACGGATTACTGATTCACGAAATCGATGGATGCAATGGCATTGCCATGCGCCTCCTACCGATCAATCCCGGACTCAAACAACAAGCCTATCCAGAAGCTCAAAAAGAATTCAAACTCTCAATATTTGCAAGCATTGAGCCCTGCCTAGACGGACTTGATATCACAACACCGTTGTCACCTACAACATTACGCCTGCAAGATCATCGGCTTTACCCACTGATCCAGAAGCTCGTATCGCCTTGCACAACAGAAAGCATAAGGGCCTTCCTACCTGAAGATCTATGCATTCAATATCGAAACATCATTTCACTCTTACTATCATCTGGCGCGGTCGGAATCTGCAACGCCAATAACAACGCAGAGATCGATCAAGACGCCATCAATGCTGGCTGGAATAGGCAAGACCTGAGCTTCCATGAGCGTACGCGCGGCCATTTTGTTGATCGACATAAAGAAGAGTTGTTGCCAAGAGCAATCGACAGAAAGTCTGCACCAGCTAAGCATCAAAGAATCATTCTCAGCACAGTGTCACTACCCAAACCATCGATCAACAATCAAAACTCAAATTTCTACCAGATCATTCAAACACGGCAAACCATACGCGCCTACAACTCCGAACCTGTGACGGCTAAAGGATTAGGAAGTCTGCTCTGGTATTCAATGCATACCCGAGAAGAGATCACTTGCGATCCAACCTTACCGCGATCCTACGAAGGCCTACTGAGACCTGTCGCAAGTGCTGGAGGCCTCCATTCCATTGAGCTTTATCTATGCATTAAACAGTGCATCGGCATTAGCCCTGGCTTTTATCATTACGACTCTTTTGATCACACGCTCGGGAAGATGAGCGATCTCAACAAACCATGCCAAAGCATGCTGGAGATGGCAGTGAATACAACATGCCGAGCACCTCAAGCGGCTTCAGTATCACCTAGTCAAGGTCAGCAGCCTGATGTCTTGATCGTAATGGCCACGCGCTACGAAAGGAATGCAAACCTTCATTCTGAAACCGGTCTTGCCTATGCACTGATCCTAAAAGATGCAGGATCGATTTATCAGCAACTTTATCTTGTTGCTACAGCTCTCGGGCTCGCACCATGCGGGTTGAGTTTTGGGAGCAGTGAATTATTTGAACAGGTTTCCGGCATATCCGGCAAGGTCGAATGTTCTGTAGGCGAATTCATGATTGGCAATCCCAAGTAA
- a CDS encoding high light inducible protein, producing MNDTKFGFSSFAEQWNGRLAMMGFVIGLGTELLTGQGILSQIGLG from the coding sequence ATGAACGACACCAAATTTGGCTTTTCATCCTTCGCCGAGCAGTGGAACGGCCGACTTGCAATGATGGGCTTCGTGATCGGCCTCGGCACAGAACTTCTAACTGGTCAAGGAATTCTTTCCCAAATTGGTCTTGGCTGA
- a CDS encoding YchJ family protein: MASAAGFGSSKSSEPCPCLSGMSYESCCEPLHREKQRAATAEQLMRSRYSAFALAEVDYLIATHPDSLTPLLQRRKELRKNCREVRWLGLKIKAVEAGGVDDLEGTVTFEATFGAGGQRNVMTETSLFQRRDGDLKGHWLYIKPL; this comes from the coding sequence ATGGCAAGCGCTGCTGGTTTTGGATCATCAAAAAGCAGTGAACCATGCCCTTGTTTGAGCGGAATGAGCTACGAAAGCTGTTGCGAACCTCTGCATCGTGAGAAGCAAAGGGCGGCTACTGCTGAGCAGTTGATGCGATCGCGTTATTCGGCTTTTGCGCTTGCAGAAGTTGATTACTTAATTGCAACTCATCCGGATTCATTGACACCTTTGCTGCAACGCCGCAAAGAGCTACGTAAGAATTGTCGTGAGGTGCGTTGGTTGGGACTGAAGATCAAGGCCGTGGAGGCTGGGGGAGTAGATGATCTTGAAGGCACAGTGACATTTGAAGCAACATTTGGGGCAGGTGGTCAACGCAATGTGATGACCGAAACGTCGCTCTTCCAACGGAGGGATGGGGATCTGAAGGGGCACTGGTTGTATATCAAGCCTCTGTAA
- a CDS encoding DUF3326 domain-containing protein: MVVPTGIGCAIGGYAGDALPSARLLAAASGCLITHPNVMNGASLYWKDPRIHYVEGYGLDRFAAGDWALRCVRQQRIGLLLDADLEPELRQRHLQVADGCRATLGIEIGPVVTSDVPLGVHLGLGQSGASWGTLERPDALLRAGERLKANGATAIAVVGRFPDDQGSEALEAYRHGSGVDAMAGAEAVISHLLVRHLQIPCAHAPALSALPLDPQLDPRAAGEELGYTFLACVLVGLSQAPTLVQRSAANSGDLVAADLGVLVVPEGSLGGEAALACLERRVPVISVANPSVLEVTSIALGVGSEVLQAGSYAEAAGLVLALREGVALSALMRPISALKELE; the protein is encoded by the coding sequence ATGGTGGTCCCAACGGGGATTGGTTGTGCGATCGGCGGGTATGCAGGCGATGCGCTTCCGAGTGCAAGGCTGCTGGCGGCGGCCTCCGGGTGTTTGATCACCCATCCCAACGTGATGAATGGGGCTTCCTTGTATTGGAAAGACCCTCGCATTCACTACGTGGAGGGCTACGGTCTTGACCGTTTTGCCGCCGGCGACTGGGCTCTGCGATGTGTACGTCAGCAGCGGATTGGTTTGCTTTTGGATGCTGATCTCGAACCGGAGCTGCGTCAGCGCCACCTGCAGGTGGCCGATGGTTGCAGGGCAACGCTGGGCATTGAAATCGGCCCTGTGGTGACTAGTGATGTGCCCTTAGGAGTTCATTTGGGCCTGGGCCAGAGTGGTGCGAGTTGGGGCACTCTTGAGCGCCCCGATGCCTTATTGCGGGCGGGTGAACGCTTAAAAGCCAACGGTGCAACGGCGATTGCGGTGGTTGGCCGCTTCCCCGACGATCAGGGAAGTGAGGCTTTGGAGGCCTACCGCCACGGCAGCGGTGTGGATGCCATGGCGGGAGCCGAAGCAGTGATCAGCCATCTACTGGTGCGCCACTTGCAGATTCCCTGCGCCCATGCACCGGCCTTGTCGGCGTTGCCGCTGGATCCGCAGTTGGATCCTCGTGCTGCAGGGGAAGAGTTGGGTTACACCTTTTTGGCTTGCGTGTTGGTGGGTTTAAGCCAGGCTCCAACGTTGGTTCAGCGCTCAGCGGCCAACTCTGGTGATCTTGTGGCCGCTGATTTGGGAGTGTTGGTTGTTCCAGAGGGCTCTTTGGGGGGAGAAGCCGCGTTGGCTTGCCTGGAGCGCAGGGTGCCTGTGATCAGTGTGGCCAATCCTTCCGTGCTGGAGGTCACATCAATAGCTCTTGGTGTGGGCTCGGAGGTGTTGCAAGCAGGCTCTTATGCCGAGGCGGCTGGATTGGTGCTGGCCTTACGAGAAGGTGTTGCTTTATCTGCATTGATGCGACCCATATCTGCTTTGAAGGAGCTGGAGTAA
- a CDS encoding 2Fe-2S iron-sulfur cluster-binding protein: protein MSDNAIAAATFNVSIEVDSVEHSFPCRSDQTVLEAAEAAGVMLPSSCCSGVCTTCAARLKSGSVEQSDAMGVREDLRADGFTLLCVALPCSDLQLLAGQEDALYEAQFGQYQK, encoded by the coding sequence ATGAGCGATAACGCCATTGCTGCCGCTACTTTCAACGTCAGCATCGAAGTGGATTCTGTTGAACACAGCTTTCCCTGTCGTTCAGATCAAACCGTTTTGGAGGCTGCGGAAGCCGCAGGGGTGATGCTTCCCAGCTCTTGCTGTTCTGGGGTTTGCACCACCTGTGCAGCCCGTCTCAAAAGTGGATCGGTGGAGCAATCTGATGCGATGGGGGTAAGAGAAGACCTACGCGCTGATGGTTTTACTTTGCTCTGCGTTGCGCTTCCTTGTTCCGATCTACAGCTTCTAGCCGGTCAAGAGGATGCGCTCTATGAGGCTCAGTTTGGTCAGTACCAGAAATGA
- a CDS encoding putative 2OG-Fe(II) oxygenase: MTFTLHQLFPTVVATTKLVIDPLDLAGHLQTLLALRGGDVGNPSAGCAWTGDINGVWQLHHLAEFAPLVRRVTEQAMGYLEAVGFDRSQVALHLQRCWPVLSEWDQLVGRHHHPNAHLSAVLYLTGDGSGEEGVLRVHSPQQSNELVPGLVTGHGGPIASDHPLNSERWDLAPEVGLLVLFPSRLDHSVLANGDPESLRCSISFDFVITAPEQGNPPEYLAPHPSQWSPCSDLSS, translated from the coding sequence ATGACTTTCACTCTTCACCAGCTGTTCCCAACGGTTGTGGCCACAACCAAGCTGGTTATCGATCCGCTGGATCTTGCTGGACATTTGCAGACGCTGCTGGCTCTTAGGGGTGGGGATGTTGGCAACCCCAGCGCGGGATGCGCTTGGACGGGGGATATCAACGGAGTTTGGCAGTTGCATCACCTGGCCGAATTTGCTCCCTTGGTGCGCAGGGTGACAGAGCAGGCCATGGGGTATCTGGAGGCCGTTGGCTTTGATCGCAGCCAAGTGGCTTTGCATCTTCAGCGCTGCTGGCCTGTGCTGAGCGAGTGGGATCAGCTCGTTGGCCGCCATCACCATCCCAATGCCCATCTAAGTGCCGTGCTTTATCTCACCGGAGATGGTTCAGGGGAGGAGGGTGTGCTTCGCGTGCATTCCCCTCAGCAAAGCAATGAGCTCGTGCCAGGACTCGTTACTGGTCATGGCGGGCCAATTGCTTCTGATCACCCTTTGAATTCTGAACGTTGGGATTTAGCTCCTGAGGTTGGCTTACTCGTGCTGTTTCCTTCCAGGCTTGATCACAGCGTGTTGGCGAATGGCGATCCTGAATCGCTGCGCTGCTCGATCAGTTTCGATTTTGTGATCACGGCTCCTGAGCAGGGCAATCCACCGGAATACCTAGCGCCCCATCCCTCGCAATGGAGTCCCTGCTCAGATCTGTCGTCATAA
- a CDS encoding F0F1 ATP synthase subunit gamma, giving the protein MANLKAIRDRIKSVKNTRKITEAMRLVAAAKVRRAQEQVLRSRPFADRLARLLENLQSRMRFEDAQAPLLEQRPVETITLMAVTGDRGLCGGYNSNIIRRTEKRFAELQGQGYKVMLVLIGRKAIGYFTNRNYPIQATFTGLEQVPTADEAGSIASEIFAEFLSGASDRVEIIYTKFINLVSCKPVVQTLLPLDPQGIAEAEDEIFRLTTKEGRLTVESGNAPANSQPKLPSDIVFDQSPDQLLNALLPLYLQNQLLRSLQESAASELASRMTAMNNASDNAKELAKTLTLDYNKARQAAITQEILEVVGGSAAAGG; this is encoded by the coding sequence ATGGCAAATCTCAAAGCGATCCGTGACCGAATTAAATCGGTCAAGAACACCCGCAAGATCACAGAGGCCATGCGCCTCGTGGCTGCGGCCAAAGTCCGTCGAGCCCAAGAACAAGTTCTGCGAAGTCGGCCGTTTGCGGACCGACTAGCGCGACTTCTAGAAAATCTTCAATCACGCATGCGTTTTGAAGATGCACAAGCTCCTTTGCTAGAGCAACGTCCCGTTGAAACGATCACATTGATGGCCGTCACGGGCGATCGCGGTCTTTGCGGTGGTTACAACTCCAACATCATTAGGCGCACTGAGAAGCGTTTCGCTGAGCTTCAAGGCCAGGGTTACAAGGTGATGCTCGTTCTGATTGGACGAAAAGCGATTGGTTATTTCACCAATCGGAATTATCCGATTCAAGCCACCTTTACTGGTTTGGAGCAAGTCCCTACGGCTGATGAAGCCGGTTCGATCGCCAGCGAAATTTTTGCTGAGTTTCTTTCGGGCGCATCAGATCGTGTCGAGATCATCTATACCAAATTCATTAATTTGGTGAGCTGCAAGCCTGTGGTTCAGACACTTTTGCCCCTTGATCCCCAAGGGATTGCAGAGGCAGAAGATGAAATCTTCCGTCTCACAACTAAGGAAGGTCGTCTCACTGTTGAATCAGGTAATGCTCCGGCTAATTCACAGCCAAAGTTGCCTTCGGATATCGTTTTCGATCAAAGTCCTGATCAACTTTTGAATGCTTTGTTGCCTTTGTATTTGCAGAATCAACTTTTGCGTTCATTGCAAGAGTCGGCGGCATCTGAGTTGGCAAGTCGCATGACTGCGATGAACAATGCCAGTGACAACGCCAAGGAGTTAGCAAAAACTCTCACTCTTGATTACAACAAGGCTCGTCAAGCAGCGATTACCCAGGAAATCCTGGAAGTTGTTGGTGGTTCGGCGGCTGCAGGGGGCTAG
- the atpA gene encoding F0F1 ATP synthase subunit alpha, producing the protein MVSIRPDEISAILKQQIEDYDKSVSVSNVGSVLQVGDGIARVYGLQQVMAGELVEFEDGTEGIALNLEDDNVGIVLMGQGLGIQEGSTVRATGKIASVPVGDALLGRVVNPLGEAIDGKGELPSNETRLIESPAPGIIQRKSVHEPMQTGITAIDAMIPIGRGQRELIIGDRQTGKTAICIDTILNQADQDVVCVYVAIGQKAASVAQVTEVLRERGALDYTVVVAANASDPAALQYLAPYTGASIAEYFMYKGKATLVIYDDLTKQAQAYRQMSLLLRRPPGREAYPGDVFYCHSRLLERAAKLSDAMGKGSMTALPIIETQAGDVSAYIPTNVISITDGQVFLSSDLFNSGLRPAINVGISVSRVGGAAQTKAIKKIAGTLKLELAQFDELAAFSQFASDLDAATQQQLSRGKRLRELLKQSQFSPLILAEQVAIVYAGVKGLIDDVPVEQVVQFSRELREYLKSNKPEFISKIQTEKVLSPEAETTLKEAIAEVVSTMTASAN; encoded by the coding sequence ATGGTTTCCATCAGACCCGACGAGATCAGCGCCATCCTTAAGCAGCAGATCGAGGACTATGACAAGTCCGTATCGGTCAGCAACGTCGGCTCCGTCCTGCAAGTAGGCGATGGAATCGCCCGCGTTTATGGCCTACAGCAGGTGATGGCTGGAGAGCTGGTTGAGTTCGAAGACGGTACCGAAGGCATTGCTCTCAACCTCGAAGACGACAACGTTGGCATTGTGCTGATGGGTCAGGGCCTTGGTATTCAGGAAGGGAGCACTGTGCGTGCGACCGGCAAGATTGCCTCAGTCCCTGTTGGTGATGCACTGCTTGGACGGGTGGTGAACCCTCTTGGTGAAGCCATTGATGGCAAGGGTGAGCTCCCTTCCAATGAAACACGTCTGATTGAGTCACCAGCTCCAGGAATTATTCAGCGAAAGTCTGTGCATGAACCCATGCAGACGGGAATTACCGCTATCGACGCGATGATCCCAATCGGCCGTGGCCAGCGCGAGCTGATCATTGGTGACCGTCAGACTGGCAAAACAGCTATCTGCATCGACACGATCCTGAACCAGGCGGATCAGGACGTCGTCTGTGTTTACGTGGCAATCGGACAGAAAGCGGCCTCTGTCGCTCAAGTCACGGAAGTCTTGCGCGAGCGTGGAGCTCTTGATTACACCGTGGTGGTGGCTGCAAACGCATCTGATCCAGCTGCGCTTCAGTATTTGGCTCCCTACACCGGAGCGTCGATTGCTGAGTACTTCATGTACAAAGGCAAGGCCACTTTGGTGATTTACGACGATCTGACCAAGCAGGCTCAGGCTTATCGCCAAATGTCTCTGCTTCTCCGCCGCCCTCCCGGTCGTGAGGCTTATCCCGGTGACGTGTTCTATTGCCACAGCCGCTTGCTTGAGCGCGCCGCAAAACTTTCTGATGCCATGGGCAAGGGTTCAATGACCGCCCTGCCGATCATTGAGACCCAAGCAGGTGACGTTTCTGCCTATATCCCAACAAACGTGATTTCGATCACAGACGGTCAGGTCTTCCTCAGCTCTGACCTGTTCAATTCCGGCCTACGTCCTGCGATCAACGTGGGTATCTCTGTGAGTCGTGTTGGTGGTGCAGCCCAGACCAAGGCGATTAAGAAGATTGCTGGAACTCTGAAGCTTGAATTGGCGCAGTTTGACGAACTGGCTGCTTTCTCGCAGTTTGCTTCTGATCTTGATGCCGCTACTCAGCAGCAGCTGAGCCGGGGCAAGCGTCTTCGTGAGCTTCTTAAGCAGTCTCAGTTCAGCCCTCTGATTTTGGCTGAGCAGGTGGCGATCGTTTATGCAGGCGTGAAAGGTCTGATCGACGATGTGCCTGTTGAACAGGTTGTTCAGTTCTCTCGCGAATTGCGAGAGTATCTCAAGAGCAATAAGCCTGAGTTCATCAGCAAAATCCAAACAGAGAAGGTCTTGAGCCCTGAAGCCGAGACCACTTTGAAAGAGGCGATTGCTGAAGTTGTGTCCACCATGACGGCCTCCGCCAACTGA
- the atpH gene encoding ATP synthase F1 subunit delta, producing the protein MPLLNSLATPYADALLQVTDSRKESEEVAAQCKTLLTAWESSEPLRNSMTSPVLEPEAKKKALTSLLAEQITPSLLNLLKVLADRQRLPALEAVLLRYLELYRESRNIALAHVRSAQPLSDEQQAALTTKVQSMAGTNDVEIDLEVDPSLIGGFVINLGSQVIDASLSGQVRRLGLALAKSS; encoded by the coding sequence ATGCCTCTCCTCAATTCTCTGGCCACTCCTTACGCCGATGCCCTGCTTCAGGTCACCGATAGTCGCAAAGAGTCGGAAGAAGTCGCAGCTCAATGCAAAACTCTTCTTACTGCTTGGGAGAGTTCGGAGCCGCTTCGGAACTCGATGACCTCTCCTGTTCTGGAGCCTGAAGCAAAGAAGAAAGCTTTGACAAGCCTCCTTGCTGAGCAAATCACTCCTTCGTTATTGAATTTGCTCAAGGTTTTGGCTGACCGCCAGCGCCTTCCTGCGCTTGAAGCCGTTCTTTTGCGCTATCTCGAACTCTATAGAGAGTCACGAAATATTGCTTTGGCCCATGTTCGCTCTGCGCAACCTCTCTCAGACGAGCAGCAGGCTGCATTGACTACCAAAGTCCAGTCAATGGCTGGAACCAATGACGTCGAAATCGATCTAGAGGTCGATCCTTCGTTGATTGGTGGTTTCGTCATCAATCTCGGTTCACAGGTGATCGATGCCAGCCTCTCTGGTCAGGTTCGACGCCTAGGTCTTGCGCTCGCTAAGTCGAGCTGA
- a CDS encoding F0F1 ATP synthase subunit B — MTVFFPLIASEGGFGINLNLFETNLINLVIVIGVLYWFLKGFLGGMLQSRRETILRDLNDAESRLKTATAELAKAQQELSVAQQKADKIRVDGTARAQAIRLDGEKRTISAMAALKQDALADLNAEGARLTEQLRRQAALAAIDQAMTELPKRLDSKAQERLINSSIKNLGDS, encoded by the coding sequence ATGACTGTTTTCTTTCCTTTAATTGCTTCTGAGGGTGGTTTTGGAATCAACCTCAATCTTTTTGAAACCAATCTGATCAATCTGGTCATTGTGATCGGAGTTCTCTATTGGTTCCTAAAAGGATTTCTTGGCGGCATGCTTCAGAGCCGACGCGAGACCATTCTTCGTGATCTCAACGATGCCGAGAGTCGTCTTAAGACTGCTACTGCTGAGCTAGCTAAAGCACAACAAGAGCTTTCCGTGGCTCAGCAAAAAGCGGACAAGATTCGCGTTGACGGCACTGCTCGTGCTCAAGCCATTCGATTGGATGGTGAGAAGCGCACGATTTCTGCTATGGCTGCTCTCAAACAAGACGCTCTGGCCGACCTCAATGCTGAAGGTGCGCGTTTGACAGAACAGCTTCGTCGTCAAGCAGCTTTAGCTGCTATTGACCAGGCGATGACTGAACTGCCGAAACGACTCGATAGCAAGGCGCAAGAAAGGCTTATTAATTCCTCTATTAAAAATCTGGGGGATTCCTGA
- a CDS encoding F0F1 ATP synthase subunit B' codes for MTWLLFAEAAVPEGGLFDLDATLPLMALQVVLLTFLLNSLFFRPVGKVVEDREGYINTSRADAKQKLEQIKRLEADLQDQLRGARQAAQSAIVEAESEVDALYREALAEAEAEANRTRETARREIESQRDAAQSSLMSKVDQLSSQIIKRLTAA; via the coding sequence ATGACCTGGCTTCTGTTCGCTGAAGCGGCGGTTCCGGAGGGAGGTCTCTTTGACCTCGATGCCACGTTGCCTTTAATGGCGCTTCAGGTGGTTCTCCTAACCTTTCTGCTTAATTCTCTGTTCTTCCGGCCAGTTGGCAAGGTCGTGGAAGATCGTGAGGGATATATCAATACGAGTCGTGCTGATGCCAAGCAGAAGCTTGAGCAAATCAAGCGGCTCGAGGCTGATCTTCAAGATCAACTCCGCGGAGCCCGACAAGCTGCCCAGTCAGCGATTGTCGAAGCTGAATCGGAAGTTGATGCTCTTTACCGAGAAGCATTGGCTGAAGCGGAAGCTGAGGCTAATCGCACTCGCGAGACAGCCCGCAGAGAGATCGAATCTCAGCGAGATGCTGCTCAATCCAGCTTGATGAGTAAGGTCGATCAGCTCAGCTCCCAGATCATCAAACGACTGACGGCTGCCTGA
- the atpE gene encoding ATP synthase F0 subunit C, protein MDSITSAASVVAAGLAVGLAAIGPGIGQGSASQGAVEGIARQPEAEGKIRGTLLLSLAFMESLTIYGLVVALVLLFANPFA, encoded by the coding sequence ATGGATTCCATCACTTCTGCAGCCTCCGTCGTTGCTGCTGGTCTGGCCGTAGGTCTGGCTGCCATCGGTCCTGGTATCGGTCAGGGCAGCGCTTCCCAAGGTGCTGTTGAAGGCATTGCTCGTCAGCCTGAAGCTGAGGGCAAGATCCGCGGCACCCTGCTGCTTTCACTTGCATTCATGGAGTCTCTGACGATTTATGGCCTTGTGGTGGCACTGGTGCTTCTGTTCGCCAACCCATTCGCATGA
- the atpB gene encoding F0F1 ATP synthase subunit A translates to MALLPFTLPFAELEVGHHLYWQIGNLNLHGQVFLSSWILIGVLLAFVLVGTKNLSRDPKGTQNLLEFLWDYIRDLSRDQIGEKYYREWLPFIGTLFLFIFVSNWGGALIPWKVIELPEGELGAPTADINTTVAMALLVTLAYFYAGLSKKGWRFFELYVEPTPIMLPFKIIEEFTKPLSLSFRLFGNILADELAVGVLVYLVPLIVPLPVMLLGLFTSAIQALIFATLAAFYIGEGLHEAH, encoded by the coding sequence ATGGCTTTGCTGCCTTTCACACTGCCGTTCGCCGAACTGGAGGTTGGCCACCATCTGTATTGGCAGATCGGTAACCTCAATCTTCACGGCCAGGTTTTCCTCAGCTCCTGGATTTTGATCGGTGTCCTGCTTGCCTTTGTGCTTGTAGGTACTAAAAATCTTAGTCGCGATCCAAAAGGTACGCAGAATCTTCTTGAGTTCCTGTGGGATTACATTCGTGATCTATCCCGTGATCAGATTGGAGAGAAGTATTACCGCGAATGGCTTCCCTTCATTGGCACCCTCTTTCTGTTCATCTTTGTCAGTAACTGGGGTGGCGCACTGATCCCTTGGAAGGTGATCGAACTCCCCGAAGGAGAACTCGGTGCTCCAACTGCAGACATCAACACCACGGTGGCGATGGCTCTGCTTGTGACACTGGCCTATTTCTACGCCGGTTTAAGCAAGAAGGGTTGGAGATTCTTCGAGCTTTACGTGGAGCCGACCCCGATCATGCTCCCGTTCAAGATCATCGAGGAATTTACTAAGCCGCTGTCTCTTTCTTTCCGACTTTTCGGAAACATCCTTGCGGATGAATTGGCGGTAGGTGTGCTGGTTTATCTGGTGCCCCTGATTGTTCCTCTTCCGGTGATGTTGCTTGGCCTCTTCACCAGTGCTATTCAGGCTCTTATTTTTGCGACTCTTGCGGCCTTCTACATTGGCGAAGGTCTCCACGAAGCGCACTAG